Proteins from one Terriglobales bacterium genomic window:
- a CDS encoding SLBB domain-containing protein, with protein sequence VQVTPDYILGPGDQLVIRGWGQVDINVHPVVDRSGAIYIPKVGVIHVAGVRYADLHDYLQAAIARTFKNFELDVTMGQLRSIQIFVVGQVRRPGSYTVSSLSSLVDALFVCGGPAKRGSMRRIELKRNGQTVTTFDLYDLLLNGDKSKDAKLLPGDVIYVPAVGPLVAMAGSVNNPAIYELKDITTLADVIHYAGGLATTAEGDHAVVERIDDHRVRQEERFPLTPQGMAMGLRDGDIIHFPQITPKFENAITLRGNVARPGRYPWRVGMRVSDLIPSRESLVTREYWEKKNELGVPPARPSEMATPAQPSAVAPTPRIGQAELKNEIKRLESEINWEYAVVERFDLDNLSSHLLPFNLARAIEGDPSQNLPLQPGDVVTIFSQADIQVPIGQQSKFVRLEGELPRAGVYEVQPGETLRHLVERVGGITPQAYLFGAELDRESTRVEQQRRIDDYVAALEASIAKTEAALGANAISDPNQVALAQQRLQSQQGLASRLKDVRATGRIVLEVRPDAGTTAALPELVLEDGDRLLIPYRPATVEVIGNVYTSGSFLYRPGKTVADYLRLAGGPSRQADKGHIFVIRANGATVAKSGWAPLTGRSLEEMRLMPGDTVVVPQNFNPGAFLRGLRDVTQIFTQFALGAAAVHVLFQ encoded by the coding sequence CCCAAGGTGGGGGTGATCCACGTCGCCGGCGTCCGCTATGCCGACCTGCACGACTACCTACAGGCCGCCATCGCGCGCACCTTCAAGAATTTCGAGCTGGACGTGACCATGGGCCAGCTCCGCTCCATCCAGATCTTCGTGGTGGGGCAGGTACGACGGCCGGGCAGCTACACGGTCAGCTCTCTGAGCTCGCTGGTGGACGCGCTGTTCGTGTGCGGCGGGCCCGCCAAGCGCGGTTCCATGCGCCGCATCGAGCTGAAGCGCAACGGCCAGACGGTGACCACCTTCGATCTCTACGATCTGCTGCTCAACGGCGACAAGAGCAAGGACGCCAAGCTGCTGCCCGGCGACGTGATCTACGTGCCGGCGGTGGGGCCGCTGGTGGCTATGGCGGGCAGCGTCAACAACCCGGCCATCTACGAGCTGAAGGACATCACCACCCTGGCTGACGTGATCCACTACGCCGGCGGGCTGGCCACCACCGCGGAGGGCGACCATGCCGTGGTGGAGCGCATCGACGACCACCGCGTCCGCCAAGAGGAGCGCTTTCCACTCACCCCGCAGGGGATGGCCATGGGCTTGCGGGACGGAGACATCATCCACTTTCCGCAGATCACCCCCAAGTTCGAGAACGCCATCACCTTGCGCGGGAACGTGGCCCGGCCCGGCCGCTATCCCTGGCGTGTGGGCATGCGCGTGAGCGACCTGATCCCGAGCCGCGAGTCCCTGGTCACTCGCGAGTATTGGGAGAAGAAGAACGAGTTGGGCGTTCCCCCGGCTCGGCCTTCCGAGATGGCAACGCCGGCCCAGCCTTCCGCCGTGGCGCCCACGCCTCGCATCGGACAGGCGGAGCTCAAGAATGAGATCAAGCGCTTGGAATCGGAGATCAACTGGGAGTATGCCGTGGTCGAGCGCTTCGACCTCGACAACCTGAGTTCCCACCTGCTGCCCTTCAACCTGGCCCGGGCCATCGAGGGCGATCCCAGCCAGAACCTGCCCCTGCAGCCCGGAGACGTGGTCACCATCTTCTCCCAGGCTGACATCCAGGTTCCCATCGGGCAGCAGAGCAAGTTCGTTCGCCTGGAAGGCGAACTGCCGCGCGCCGGAGTCTACGAGGTGCAGCCCGGGGAGACCCTGCGGCACCTGGTGGAGCGGGTGGGCGGGATCACCCCGCAAGCGTACTTGTTCGGGGCGGAGCTGGACCGGGAATCGACGCGCGTGGAGCAGCAGCGGCGCATCGACGACTACGTGGCTGCCCTGGAGGCGTCGATTGCCAAGACCGAAGCCGCGCTGGGCGCCAACGCCATCAGCGACCCCAACCAGGTGGCTCTGGCCCAGCAGCGCCTGCAAAGCCAGCAAGGGCTGGCCAGCCGTCTGAAAGACGTGAGGGCCACCGGCCGCATCGTCCTGGAGGTCCGGCCGGACGCAGGCACGACGGCGGCCCTTCCCGAACTGGTGCTGGAAGACGGCGACCGCCTCCTGATCCCCTACCGCCCGGCGACGGTCGAGGTCATCGGCAACGTCTACACCAGCGGCTCCTTCCTCTATCGGCCGGGCAAGACGGTCGCCGATTACCTGCGCCTGGCCGGAGGCCCGAGCCGCCAAGCCGACAAGGGCCACATCTTCGTGATTCGCGCCAACGGCGCCACCGTGGCCAAGTCGGGATGGGCGCCCCTGACCGGCAGGAGTCTGGAAGAGATGCGGCTCATGCCGGGCGACACGGTGGTCGTGCCGCAGAACTTCAACCCCGGAGCCTTCTTGCGCGGCCTCCGGGATGTGACCCAGATCTTCACGCAGTTCGCGCTGGGTGCGGCCGCGGTGCACGTGTTGTTCCAGTAG